The Haloplanus salinarum genome includes a region encoding these proteins:
- a CDS encoding NAD-dependent succinate-semialdehyde dehydrogenase, with amino-acid sequence MDVVNPSTGERIESYETHTKDDIDGSLDQATTAFEEWRNRPLREREELLESAAEVLRENKQEYAETMTREMGKPITQAVSEVEKCAWVCDHYAKSASEYLQPEGHSSPPGSSVKTVYEPLGPVLAVMPWNFPFWQVFRFAAPYLTVGNVGLLKHASNVPGCAKAIEDVFNEAGYPDGVFQSLLIPSDLVDDIIADDRLRAVTLTGSGPAGRAVASTAGEHLKKTVLELGGSDPFVVLDDADVAEAAEMGAWARNQNGGQSCIAAKRFIVHTDVYDTFVDELVSEIKSYTVGDPMDEDTDIGPQARQDLMEELHEQVQQSVDAGAEIATGGEPLDREGTYYLPTVLTDVPEGCPADAEETFGPVAAVYEVADEERAIAKANDTDFGLGASIWTEDRDRGERVGREINAGCVYVNQLVKSDPRVPFGGIKESGYGRELSGDGIREFVNRKTIWVE; translated from the coding sequence ATGGACGTCGTCAATCCTTCGACCGGTGAACGGATCGAATCGTACGAAACTCATACGAAAGACGACATTGACGGTTCTCTTGATCAAGCCACGACGGCCTTCGAGGAGTGGCGAAATCGTCCGCTCAGGGAACGCGAAGAGCTGCTCGAGAGCGCAGCTGAAGTCCTCCGCGAGAACAAACAGGAGTACGCCGAGACGATGACCCGAGAGATGGGTAAACCCATCACTCAGGCCGTCTCCGAAGTCGAGAAGTGCGCGTGGGTCTGTGACCACTACGCCAAGTCGGCCAGCGAGTATCTCCAGCCAGAAGGCCACTCCAGTCCGCCCGGCTCGAGCGTCAAGACCGTCTACGAACCGCTCGGCCCGGTTCTCGCAGTCATGCCATGGAACTTTCCCTTCTGGCAGGTCTTCCGGTTCGCCGCGCCGTACCTGACTGTGGGCAATGTCGGCCTCCTGAAACACGCCTCGAATGTCCCCGGCTGTGCCAAAGCCATCGAGGATGTTTTTAACGAAGCCGGCTACCCCGACGGTGTCTTCCAGTCGCTGCTGATTCCCTCCGATCTCGTTGACGACATCATCGCCGACGACCGTCTGCGAGCCGTGACGCTCACGGGAAGCGGTCCGGCTGGTCGGGCCGTCGCATCGACAGCCGGTGAGCACCTCAAAAAAACCGTCCTCGAACTCGGTGGGAGCGATCCATTCGTCGTTCTTGACGACGCCGACGTCGCTGAGGCCGCCGAGATGGGTGCCTGGGCTCGCAACCAGAACGGCGGCCAGTCTTGCATCGCCGCCAAGCGCTTCATCGTCCACACGGACGTTTACGACACGTTCGTCGACGAACTCGTCTCGGAAATCAAGTCCTACACGGTCGGCGATCCGATGGACGAAGACACGGACATCGGTCCCCAGGCCCGCCAAGATCTCATGGAGGAACTCCACGAGCAGGTCCAGCAGAGCGTCGACGCCGGCGCGGAAATCGCGACCGGCGGTGAACCGCTTGATCGGGAGGGGACCTACTACCTGCCGACCGTCCTGACTGACGTGCCCGAAGGCTGTCCTGCTGATGCCGAAGAGACATTCGGTCCAGTGGCCGCTGTATATGAGGTGGCCGACGAGGAGCGGGCGATTGCGAAGGCCAACGACACCGACTTCGGACTGGGTGCAAGCATCTGGACCGAGGACCGCGACCGCGGCGAGCGCGTCGGCCGGGAAATCAACGCCGGTTGTGTCTATGTAAACCAACTCGTCAAATCAGACCCCCGCGTGCCCTTCGGCGGCATCAAGGAGTCCGGATACGGCCGTGAACTCTCCGGTGACGGTATCAGGGAGTTCGTCAACAGGAAGACGATCTGGGTGGAATAA
- a CDS encoding FAD-binding and (Fe-S)-binding domain-containing protein, translating into MATEHFSHDPAADERADYDYQGQRVERPGLVDDLKDLAGDVRFDEYSRQMYATDASAYEVTPIGVVFPTSTDDVAAVVDYCADREIPVLPRGGGTSLAGQAVNEAVVLDFTRHMNGVTSIDPEGRTATAEPGVLLGELDAELKEYDLKFAPDPAWGDKSALGGAIGNNSTGAHSLKYGKTDAYVEEIEAILADGTVTTFGEIAVDDLHDAADPDADDLLARIYAEVVRILDGEAGEIEKEYPDLKRNVSGYNLDVLVGEARDGDTVNLARLLAGSEGTLAIVTEATVSLEPIPNTKSVALLTYEGLVDAVSDVAPIVENHDPAAVELVDDTLIDLASDTSEFEDVVEKLPGGTRSALLVEFYAEDDDDGRKQVADLLADRVPSEGGDADTVIDADVDRYAFDALEAHDEETRAQLWKLRKSGLPILKSRTTDRKHVSFIEDCAVPPVRLPEYVEGFRDILDDHDTFASFYAHAGPGVLHVRPLLNLKDGADVEAMEDIADRVTDLVVELGGSVSGEHGDGRARSQWNEKLYGEELWGTFRALKTAFDPGWLLNPGQVCGVDPSETGGDGPPQRAATVSTTENLRYGSEYDFEADFEPELEWRNDNGFQGMAELCHGCGGCRGEQETTGDVMCPTYRASKEEITSTRGRANLLRQAMSGDLPEDEQFDVEFMHEVMDLCIGCKGCANDCPSEVDMAKMKAEITHEHHQREGASLRDRLFANVDTLAEIGSRTAPISNWATKISGARELLEETVGIAADRTLPTFRSETFQDWWEDRGGAQVSKSEAEREVVFFADTYTNYSDPEVGEAAVRVLEAAGVHVAVAERTDSGRPAHSKGFLEKSRKTAKANVRELAPKVEDGKEVVLVEPSDAVMFQSDYLDLLDSEAAKTLAGNAYGVCEYLDTFRLDENVDWDTPDASFAYHGHCHQKATKKDHHAVGVLRRAGYDIDPLDSGCCGMAGSFGYEAEHKSMSDAIAAILYDQIDDSPAARVVAPGTSCRTQLGDRDGRSEEPPTPVEVLARVASV; encoded by the coding sequence GCCAGCGGGTCGAACGGCCGGGGCTCGTCGACGATCTCAAGGACCTCGCGGGCGACGTTCGCTTCGACGAGTACTCGCGGCAGATGTACGCGACGGACGCGAGTGCCTACGAGGTGACGCCGATCGGCGTGGTCTTCCCTACTTCGACCGACGACGTCGCGGCCGTCGTCGACTACTGCGCCGACCGCGAGATTCCGGTCCTCCCGCGGGGCGGCGGGACGAGCCTCGCCGGACAGGCCGTCAACGAGGCTGTCGTTCTCGACTTCACCCGGCACATGAACGGGGTGACGTCGATCGATCCGGAAGGGCGTACGGCGACCGCGGAGCCCGGCGTCCTCCTCGGCGAACTCGACGCCGAACTCAAGGAGTACGACCTGAAGTTCGCGCCGGACCCCGCGTGGGGCGATAAGAGCGCGCTCGGGGGCGCCATTGGGAACAACTCGACGGGCGCACACTCGCTGAAGTACGGGAAGACCGACGCCTATGTCGAGGAGATCGAAGCCATCCTCGCGGACGGCACCGTGACGACGTTCGGCGAGATTGCCGTCGACGACCTCCACGATGCGGCCGACCCCGACGCGGACGATCTCCTCGCGCGCATCTACGCCGAGGTCGTCCGTATCCTCGACGGGGAGGCCGGCGAGATCGAGAAAGAGTACCCCGACCTGAAGCGCAACGTCTCGGGCTACAACCTCGACGTGCTCGTCGGGGAAGCCCGCGACGGCGACACGGTCAACCTCGCCCGCCTGCTCGCCGGCTCGGAGGGGACGCTCGCGATCGTCACCGAGGCGACCGTCTCGCTCGAACCCATCCCGAACACGAAGTCGGTCGCGCTGCTCACCTACGAAGGGCTCGTCGACGCCGTTTCGGACGTCGCGCCGATCGTCGAGAACCACGACCCAGCCGCCGTCGAACTCGTCGACGACACACTCATCGACCTCGCGTCCGACACCTCCGAGTTCGAGGATGTCGTCGAGAAACTTCCCGGGGGAACCCGATCGGCGCTCCTCGTCGAGTTCTACGCCGAGGACGATGATGACGGGCGGAAACAGGTCGCGGACCTGCTCGCCGACCGCGTCCCCTCGGAGGGTGGGGACGCCGACACCGTCATCGACGCCGATGTCGACCGGTACGCCTTCGACGCGCTCGAGGCCCACGACGAGGAGACGCGGGCGCAACTCTGGAAGCTCCGGAAGTCCGGGCTCCCGATCCTGAAGAGCCGGACGACCGACCGAAAACACGTCTCGTTCATCGAAGACTGTGCAGTCCCGCCGGTGCGTCTCCCCGAATACGTCGAGGGCTTTCGCGACATCCTCGACGACCACGACACCTTCGCGTCGTTCTACGCACACGCCGGACCGGGCGTCCTCCACGTCCGTCCGCTCCTCAATCTCAAGGACGGGGCGGATGTCGAAGCGATGGAGGACATCGCCGACCGCGTCACCGACCTCGTCGTCGAACTCGGCGGCAGTGTCTCGGGCGAGCACGGCGACGGCCGCGCCCGCTCGCAGTGGAACGAGAAGCTCTACGGTGAGGAGCTCTGGGGGACGTTCCGTGCGCTGAAGACCGCCTTCGACCCAGGCTGGCTTCTCAACCCCGGGCAGGTCTGTGGGGTCGACCCGTCCGAGACCGGCGGTGACGGCCCGCCTCAGCGCGCGGCGACTGTTTCGACGACCGAGAATCTCCGGTACGGTTCGGAGTACGACTTCGAGGCAGACTTCGAGCCCGAACTCGAGTGGCGCAACGACAACGGATTCCAGGGGATGGCCGAGCTCTGCCACGGTTGTGGGGGATGCCGCGGCGAGCAGGAGACGACGGGCGACGTGATGTGCCCGACCTACCGCGCCTCCAAGGAGGAAATCACGAGCACTCGCGGGCGCGCGAACCTGCTCCGGCAGGCGATGAGCGGCGATCTCCCCGAGGACGAGCAGTTCGACGTCGAGTTCATGCACGAGGTGATGGACCTCTGTATCGGCTGCAAGGGCTGTGCGAACGACTGCCCGAGCGAGGTCGACATGGCGAAGATGAAGGCCGAGATCACCCACGAGCACCACCAGCGCGAGGGCGCCTCGCTGCGCGATAGACTCTTTGCGAACGTCGACACGCTGGCGGAGATCGGCAGTCGCACCGCCCCGATCTCCAACTGGGCGACAAAGATATCGGGTGCCCGCGAACTGCTGGAGGAGACGGTCGGCATCGCGGCCGACCGGACGCTCCCCACCTTCAGGTCGGAGACGTTCCAAGACTGGTGGGAGGACCGCGGCGGCGCCCAGGTCTCGAAGTCCGAAGCCGAGCGCGAGGTCGTCTTCTTCGCGGACACCTACACGAACTACAGCGACCCCGAGGTGGGGGAAGCCGCGGTCCGTGTGCTTGAGGCGGCCGGCGTCCACGTGGCGGTCGCCGAGCGCACGGACAGCGGTCGCCCCGCCCACTCGAAGGGTTTCCTCGAGAAGTCCCGCAAGACCGCGAAGGCGAACGTCCGCGAACTCGCGCCGAAAGTCGAAGACGGCAAGGAGGTCGTGCTGGTCGAGCCCTCGGACGCGGTGATGTTCCAGTCGGACTACCTCGACCTCCTCGACAGCGAGGCGGCGAAGACGCTCGCCGGGAACGCCTACGGCGTCTGCGAGTACCTCGACACCTTCCGTCTCGATGAGAACGTCGACTGGGACACCCCGGACGCCTCGTTCGCCTACCACGGCCACTGCCACCAGAAGGCGACCAAGAAGGACCACCACGCGGTCGGCGTGCTCCGACGCGCGGGCTACGATATCGATCCACTCGACTCGGGGTGTTGCGGCATGGCCGGCTCGTTCGGCTACGAGGCCGAGCACAAGTCCATGAGCGACGCCATCGCCGCGATCCTCTACGACCAAATCGACGACTCGCCCGCCGCCCGCGTCGTCGCGCCCGGCACGTCCTGTCGCACCCAGCTCGGCGACCGCGACGGCCGCAGCGAAGAGCCGCCGACGCCGGTCGAGGTGCTCGCGCGGGTTGCGTCGGTGTGA
- a CDS encoding acetolactate synthase large subunit yields MKASDLLVAALEREGVEHVFGLPGEEMEDLLFSLRDSEVTFVPVRHEQGAAFMADVYGRLTGEAGVCLSTLGPGATNLLTGVADAHLDKSPLVAITAQGGLERLHQESHQAIDVVDMFEPVTKWNTQIDAPDIIHESVRKAFKLAEHEKPGATHLELPENVAAEETLMEPLAVRERVESAAPNAHALDRMKELLKNAQRPIIITGNGAVRTQAAEQLRELVSVTDLPVVSTYMGKGAVSDAERHSLMTLGSGAQKEGTCAIDEADLVLTVGYDIAEHDPADWGHGNADIVHVDSEPAEVYEAYSPEVEVVADIGQTLQELVDWCREAGLSFDTDWYTDYRERIVTDVDREPGSDPPFTVRDVLPVLRDAMAPEDVLISDVGSHKMAIAQSFPTYEPNTCIISNGLASMGIAVPGGLAADLAVDANVVAATGDGGFLMNAAEIETATRSGCGYTIIVFNDDNYGLISEKQRDHTGESFGNQLTNPDLVAFAESFGIDGYRPESGPDLQEVLRSAVGDDMALIEVPVE; encoded by the coding sequence ATGAAGGCATCGGACCTGTTGGTCGCGGCACTGGAACGCGAGGGTGTCGAGCACGTCTTCGGCCTGCCTGGCGAGGAGATGGAGGACCTGCTGTTCTCGCTGCGAGACTCGGAGGTGACTTTCGTGCCGGTGCGCCACGAGCAGGGCGCGGCCTTTATGGCCGATGTCTACGGACGGCTGACCGGCGAGGCCGGGGTCTGTCTCTCGACGCTTGGACCCGGTGCGACGAACCTGCTGACCGGCGTCGCCGACGCGCATCTGGACAAGAGTCCGCTAGTGGCCATCACCGCGCAGGGTGGTCTTGAGCGGCTCCATCAGGAGAGTCACCAGGCGATAGACGTCGTCGATATGTTCGAGCCGGTCACGAAATGGAACACCCAGATCGATGCCCCAGACATCATCCATGAGTCGGTCCGGAAGGCGTTCAAGCTAGCCGAGCACGAGAAACCGGGCGCGACTCACCTCGAACTCCCCGAGAACGTCGCAGCCGAGGAGACACTAATGGAGCCGCTCGCTGTCCGCGAGAGAGTCGAGTCCGCCGCACCCAACGCGCACGCTCTCGACCGGATGAAGGAGTTACTCAAGAATGCACAGCGTCCGATCATCATCACGGGCAACGGAGCCGTGCGGACCCAGGCAGCGGAACAACTTCGCGAACTCGTCTCCGTGACGGACCTGCCGGTCGTCTCGACGTACATGGGCAAGGGTGCGGTATCGGACGCCGAACGGCACTCGTTGATGACGCTCGGCTCCGGTGCACAGAAGGAAGGGACGTGCGCTATCGACGAGGCCGACCTGGTGCTCACCGTCGGGTACGATATTGCCGAACACGACCCGGCTGACTGGGGACACGGGAACGCCGATATCGTTCACGTCGACAGCGAACCGGCCGAGGTGTACGAAGCCTACTCGCCTGAGGTTGAAGTCGTCGCCGACATCGGACAGACGCTCCAGGAACTGGTCGACTGGTGTCGGGAAGCTGGACTCTCCTTCGACACTGACTGGTACACCGATTACCGGGAACGAATAGTCACTGATGTCGACCGTGAACCAGGGTCGGATCCTCCTTTCACTGTTCGAGACGTGTTGCCAGTACTCCGGGACGCGATGGCTCCCGAGGACGTGCTCATCTCGGACGTTGGCAGTCACAAGATGGCGATCGCACAGAGCTTCCCGACGTACGAGCCGAACACTTGCATCATCTCGAACGGTCTCGCATCAATGGGGATCGCGGTTCCGGGGGGTCTCGCAGCCGACCTGGCGGTCGATGCGAACGTCGTCGCAGCAACTGGAGACGGGGGGTTCCTAATGAATGCCGCCGAGATCGAGACGGCGACCCGGTCCGGTTGTGGCTACACCATCATCGTATTCAACGACGACAATTACGGACTCATTTCGGAGAAACAGCGCGACCACACAGGTGAGTCGTTTGGAAATCAGCTAACCAATCCAGATCTCGTGGCCTTCGCCGAGAGCTTCGGTATCGACGGGTACCGGCCCGAATCGGGACCCGACCTCCAGGAGGTGCTTAGGTCTGCAGTCGGCGATGACATGGCACTCATCGAAGTTCCCGTCGAATGA
- a CDS encoding ATP-binding cassette domain-containing protein, translating to MNTPTDSQSEEYVAIIDQDEVTDEVRNIAVKYDPLNRSGHEGFHITDDGELHIDESKVMREHKLIEKKIPNDAIRIVPLPSETGQLVHQYAENGFRLYNLPAPDDGAVIGLLGRNGIGKTTALRILAGELVPNFGTQDRIDWDRAVESFRGTTLQTHLERLRDGTVTTAYKSQRVDSLSDTDDETVRQRLLSRSTDSDDLIDTLGL from the coding sequence ATGAACACCCCCACCGATTCACAGAGCGAAGAATACGTCGCAATCATCGATCAAGACGAAGTCACCGACGAAGTACGGAACATCGCAGTCAAGTACGATCCGTTGAATCGGTCCGGACACGAGGGCTTTCACATCACCGATGATGGCGAACTCCACATCGACGAGAGCAAGGTGATGCGAGAGCACAAGCTCATCGAAAAGAAAATTCCCAACGACGCGATTCGAATCGTCCCGCTTCCGTCCGAAACAGGCCAGCTCGTTCACCAGTACGCCGAAAACGGATTTCGACTGTATAACCTCCCGGCTCCGGACGATGGAGCGGTTATCGGCCTCCTCGGCCGGAACGGAATCGGGAAGACCACGGCCTTGCGTATCTTGGCCGGTGAGTTGGTTCCGAACTTCGGAACACAAGACCGGATCGACTGGGACAGGGCGGTCGAATCGTTTCGGGGGACAACTCTCCAGACGCATCTCGAACGGCTCCGTGACGGAACGGTTACAACGGCCTACAAAAGCCAGCGAGTCGACTCACTGTCCGATACGGACGACGAGACGGTTCGACAACGACTGCTCTCGCGGTCGACCGACTCCGATGACCTCATCGATACACTTGGCCTCTAA